A single window of Desulfonatronovibrio hydrogenovorans DSM 9292 DNA harbors:
- a CDS encoding DNA primase family protein, whose translation MPKLGITTDLVLECLDANSRGDGTLYAIIHQNKVLRNMMGDETLIWQGHHWEPDIMSQDRELVEEVAIKYLEVAREMQDRSRQAASEGKEDLEKYYTEKQKQCYKRASRLRSPAGVNACLDFAFHLREPLSISVRGDNLDQNPMLLGCRNGVLELDTGEIRPGHPGDLIVKSCPVDMLDIEAPCPTWEKFLWESLEDQPVIDFLQRFFGYCLTGLIEEQVFLILSGLGRNGKGVFIETILRILGPYAGPIQAEMLLDQGRQKSSSGPTPDIMSLYSRRLATASESDEARRFSPSRIKWFTGGDTLVGRNPHDKHERHFRPTHKLVLMTNNDPYAPADDFAFWSRLLKVDWPFQFVRNPRKSTEKVRDDHLMQKLLNELSGILAWLVRGNILWQRNGLAPPPSVREAAETYQREQDIVADFIEEKCVVFDDPETARTSGNDLYTSFSEWYQKYHRSKVPSITWFGRRMTKKFAKEKDGAVFYKGVVLAADN comes from the coding sequence ATGCCCAAACTGGGGATAACCACAGATCTGGTACTTGAATGCCTGGATGCAAACTCCAGGGGAGACGGTACCCTGTATGCCATCATACACCAGAATAAGGTGCTCCGAAATATGATGGGCGACGAGACACTGATCTGGCAGGGTCATCACTGGGAACCTGATATTATGAGCCAGGACCGGGAGCTGGTGGAAGAAGTGGCTATTAAGTACCTGGAGGTAGCCCGTGAGATGCAGGATAGATCCCGTCAGGCTGCAAGTGAAGGTAAAGAAGACCTGGAAAAATATTATACTGAAAAGCAGAAGCAGTGCTACAAGCGGGCATCACGCTTAAGATCCCCGGCCGGGGTTAACGCCTGCCTGGATTTTGCCTTTCACCTGCGCGAACCTCTTTCAATAAGTGTCCGCGGGGACAACCTGGACCAGAATCCCATGCTTCTGGGTTGTCGCAATGGAGTCCTGGAGCTCGATACAGGAGAAATCCGACCCGGCCATCCAGGCGATCTGATCGTCAAGTCTTGCCCTGTGGATATGCTGGACATTGAAGCCCCCTGCCCCACCTGGGAAAAATTTCTCTGGGAATCTTTGGAAGATCAACCCGTCATCGATTTCCTTCAACGCTTTTTTGGTTACTGCCTCACCGGTCTGATCGAGGAGCAGGTATTTCTGATCCTCTCAGGCCTGGGCCGTAATGGCAAAGGTGTGTTTATCGAGACCATCCTACGAATCCTGGGTCCGTATGCCGGACCAATTCAAGCCGAAATGCTGTTGGATCAGGGACGCCAGAAGTCATCATCCGGCCCTACCCCTGACATTATGAGCTTGTACAGCCGTCGCTTGGCCACAGCCTCAGAGTCGGACGAGGCCAGAAGATTCAGTCCTTCCCGTATTAAATGGTTCACCGGGGGCGATACATTGGTTGGTCGAAACCCACATGACAAGCATGAACGTCACTTCAGACCCACACATAAGCTGGTGCTCATGACCAATAACGATCCGTACGCACCAGCAGACGACTTTGCCTTTTGGAGTCGACTGCTCAAAGTTGACTGGCCATTCCAATTTGTCCGCAACCCCCGGAAATCAACCGAGAAGGTCCGGGACGATCACTTAATGCAGAAATTACTCAATGAGCTTTCAGGAATTCTGGCCTGGCTGGTCAGAGGTAATATCCTTTGGCAGCGCAACGGCCTGGCTCCTCCTCCTTCTGTACGCGAGGCCGCAGAGACATACCAGAGAGAACAGGACATTGTTGCAGACTTTATTGAGGAAAAATGTGTGGTCTTTGATGATCCAGAGACAGCCAGGACCTCTGGTAACGATTTATATACCTCTTTTTCTGAATGG
- a CDS encoding S24/S26 family peptidase has product MIEKNELHQPTISKIVNDKSNPQWSTVAKIFDALKAEITFPFDDSKKDITKSVHFVKPKIVTALPDDGPIDDDYIAVPLASMPVAAGRGIIPEDKIRSWILVWKGQEAVRHRGNLAAVEIGPRETSMIPTLHPKDIVLIDRDDYRPKPPPGNIYLVREPQGDVDGLAIKRVRFQIKNNKELIVFYSDNTDFAPDIYDMETDYSGEVSRAVVGRVIWSWSDMTKK; this is encoded by the coding sequence ATGATTGAAAAAAATGAGCTTCATCAGCCAACTATCTCTAAAATTGTTAACGACAAATCCAATCCTCAGTGGAGTACTGTAGCGAAAATTTTTGATGCACTAAAAGCTGAAATCACTTTTCCTTTTGATGACTCCAAAAAAGATATCACCAAGTCCGTCCATTTCGTGAAGCCCAAAATTGTTACAGCCCTGCCTGATGACGGTCCCATTGACGATGATTATATTGCTGTCCCTCTTGCCTCAATGCCAGTGGCTGCAGGTAGAGGGATCATACCAGAAGACAAAATCAGGAGCTGGATCCTGGTCTGGAAGGGGCAGGAGGCAGTCAGGCACAGAGGTAATCTGGCAGCAGTTGAGATAGGCCCCAGGGAAACATCAATGATTCCCACATTACATCCCAAGGATATTGTACTCATTGATCGGGATGATTACAGGCCCAAGCCGCCGCCGGGTAATATTTACCTGGTGCGGGAGCCTCAGGGGGACGTTGACGGTCTGGCAATAAAGCGGGTCAGATTTCAGATCAAGAACAATAAAGAATTGATTGTCTTTTATTCCGACAATACAGACTTCGCACCAGACATTTACGACATGGAGACTGACTATTCAGGGGAAGTCTCCAGGGCGGTTGTTGGCCGGGTGATCTGGAGCTGGTCGGATATGACGAAGAAGTGA
- a CDS encoding XRE family transcriptional regulator — MTEFTNLRALIVQIINNDGLTQNQLAEIIGVKQPTISKILKGRQKCVSHMVYVKLINCLNGQHDKPPQSP, encoded by the coding sequence ATGACAGAGTTCACGAATCTAAGAGCACTAATCGTCCAAATCATCAACAACGATGGGCTAACTCAAAATCAGCTTGCTGAAATTATTGGAGTCAAGCAGCCAACAATCAGCAAAATCCTCAAGGGAAGGCAAAAATGTGTAAGCCACATGGTTTATGTGAAGCTGATCAACTGTCTAAACGGACAACACGATAAACCCCCACAAAGTCCATAA